In the Rhinopithecus roxellana isolate Shanxi Qingling chromosome 16, ASM756505v1, whole genome shotgun sequence genome, CAGAGATGGAGTGGATCCTGGGTAGAAAGAGAACTGAAGACACTTGTGGGTAATgagaaaatcccaaggaaaaagaaaatctaagggGTAGAGGTGAGGACTTTCAGGTGGAGATAAAGAtacctgggggtggggagaggtaaGTTCCCCCCACCCACTCACCCCCATCAAGGGATAGGTAAGAACATCTTGGGGGAGCTTAGAATTTTTTTACTTCTCACTTTTCCTTATTAATCCTGCACACCTAGGTCTCTACATTGGCTGGCGCTGCCCCCATTACCTATGGGACTGTTTCCGGATTGGGGATGAGTCCAGATGCTTTTGTGGACACTTGTTGAGAGAGCACCGGATCATCTCAGGTAGGGGAGAACTGACCAGCCCCTCTTGAGTGTGGAGGAATAACTGTACTCTGTCATGTCTTGGGAAGTATGAGAGAGAGcatgtggctgggcgcagtggctcacccctgtaatcccagcactttgggaggcagaggcgggcagatcataaggtcaggagatcaagaccatcctggctaacatgatgaaaccccgtctctactaaaaataataataataatacaaaaaattggcggggcgtggtggcacgcacctgtagtcccagctactcaggaggctgaggcaggagagtcacttgaagccaggaggtggaagttgcagtgaactgagatcatgccactgcactccagcctgggtgacagagcaaaactccgtctcaaaaaaaaaaaaaaaaagcatgtttgaGTGCGTAGGGGGTGGTGGGGATGGAGGATGGGGTTGGCACAAGAAGGCAAAGTCCTTTCAGATACTGGTCTAACCCTACCATCCATCCCCAATCCCACAGACGTATCGGTGCCCTGCAAGGTGAGCCAGTGCCGCTGCCTCATGTTCTGCTTTATCCCATCACGCCCAGAGGAGGTGGGTGAGTTCTGGCTCAAGAGACGGGCCACCTTTGACCCCAAGGCCTGGAGGGCCCAATGTTGCTGCAAACACAGCCACGAAGAACATGCAGCCACTGGGCCCCATCCCTGCAGGCATCATGGTAACTTCCAGGGCAAGAGGTGTATTGGGAACAGGGTAGGTGGGGATAGGATGCAGTCTGGGGATAATGACGGGAGCGAGTATGAGAGCCTTGCACATGCGGTCACTGAGGAAGAGATGAGAATGTGATCAGCTCCTGGGGATACCACCATTTCCTAAACGCTTCTTGGTTGCAATTTTGCCCCAGGCTGTTGCTGCGGCTGTTTCGAGTCTAATTTCCTCTGTGCGGCCTGTGACCGGCGCTGGGAGGAACATGAGACTTTCTTTGAGACCCAGAGGACCCGGCGACGAGGGGGGAGACCTCACGGTGAGGCAGAAACCTGGGACAGGGGGCCATTCCAGGGTCTATAGTCAGAAGGCCAGGCAGGAAGGCACTCCCATCCTCAATCATCCCCTCCAGGACTAGCGTGCTTCCTCAGcccacctccccaccacccaccTACCTGCATCCCATATCTGCACTGGTTTTCACCCCCAGGAGCAGACTATGTACCTTTTGCAGAGATGTCTGTGCTCCGAGAAGCCATCCTCAGCAACTCTGACTTCGAGGCCCTGCAGATACAGGGGCCCTCTGGCCTTCCCAGCTCCCACCCTAGTCCCCCGGGACTCCCTGCCTCACACAACCTCCAGCCTGGCCTCCCTTCTGACCCCCACACCTGACCCTTTCACCTCTGCTCTTCCCTCCTCCAGGGACAGACACTGTCAGCAACTGGCACAGACCTTTGTGAGTCTGGCCCAGATCAGCAATAAAAGAGGAGTCACTGGAACCTGACTTGGCTCCATATGGGGCAGGTAGATCCCAGCCCAGGGAGAGACTGCCTAGTAACTTAGAGTTGACAACTATTAGGCACAGGAGAAAGCCTGGATCTGGCCATCTGCCTCCATCATACCCACATTCAAGCTGCCTGCTTGAAGGAAAGTGGCTTCGAGGAAACCAAAAGGGAGGAAGTTTCAAGAAGGATAGAGTGGGAAGTGATGTTAGATGCAGTTGGGGCACCAATTAAGACAAAGACGGAAAAGTATCCATTGGGTTTTACAGTTAGAAGATCTCTGGAAGCTTCAGAGAGTGCAGTTTCACACTGGTGCAGTGGAGGCAGGAGTCAAATAGCAGTGAGTTTCAAGGAGTCTCGTAAAGAAGCTTAAgtcagtggccgggcgcggtggctcaagcctgtaatcccagcactttgggaggccgagacgggcggatcacgaggtcaggagatcgagaccatcctggctaacacggtgaaaccccgtctctactaaaaactacaaaaaactagccgggcgacgtggcggcgcctgtagtcccagctactcgggaggctgagacaggagaatggcgtgaacccgggaggcggagcttgcagtgagctgagatcaggccactgcactccagcctgggtgacagagcgagactccgtctcaaaaaaaaaaaaaaaaaaaaaaaaaaagaagcttaagTCAGACAATATCCAGAGGGAGTTGTGGGGTCAAGGAAGCACTTTtatagaaaggaaaaggaaaagaggccAGTAGACTAAAGGACCTTGAAGGGcccagaagagagagaagagatacCTGGTGAGACAAGATCCCAGAGACGGAGGAAAGGGATGAGGTCAAAGTGGAGGTAAAGGGATTTGCTCTGGACAGGAGAAACACCACTTCCTATGACCAAGACGAAGGAAGAAGATGGAGCCTTCCCAGAGTTTCAGGGAACAAGAATCTGTGGAAGTTCCCCTCTGATGGCTTCTATATGCCCTGTGAAGTAGGAGATAAGGCCAATGGCTGGGGGTCCAGGGGGAGAGGGATAAGAGTAGGGAGTAGgagacaagagaagaaaagggaaggttTGGGAAGGCTAATGTAGGAAACTGGAGAAAAACCTGATCAGTGGGTAGTTTAGGATTTGGGCATGGTTGGAAGTGAGAACCTAGTTAGAGGAGCAGAGAAGCCAAATAGTTAATGGGTTGATGATGTGAGGGTATCAGGGAGGATGATCAGGAAAACTAAGCAAAAGAAGGCGTGAGGATGTGAAGGGAGCATACGGTaccaaaagggaaagaaagtgatGCCAGGAGGCAAATGTCAGATTGAAAACGGGAGCAGTCAAAGGAAGAGAAGTCTCTAATGAGGTACAGTAGCAGACATAGGGGCAGGGGTTGAAGTACAGGAGACAGTGTTCAGAGGCTGCAGAGCATAACACCTTTCAGATGAGGGCAACTGTAGGTGATAAGTGCTTGGAGTAGAGAAGACTGTGGGGCAGGGATCAAAATCAGTGAATGTGGGAAGTGACTAGGAAGTCCATAGGTTCTTATGGGAGTAGGAGATTCTAACACTAATAGGCTCTGTGACCCCACGCAAGTGACTGTCCCTCTTTAGGCTGAGTTTCTGAacctgtaaaataggaataaccTCTGTGTTGCCTGCTTTCTATGAGAACCAAAGAAATAACTAATTTCAAAGTGCTTTGTATCCACCTATCCTCCAGACtggcttccttcctcttcctagATCCCAGATCCACTAATCTCTTGCCCTTCTCCAGGACAATTCTAGGGTCTCCCAGTGTCCCCGAGGCACCACAGAGAACTGCAACCTCTGGGGCCCAGAGAAGAGGCCATTCTACATTTCCTCACAATTAGGGGGCCATCTGTTCCTCCAAAGGAAGGAATGTAATCTGGACTGCTAGGATCCCTGGGAAAAATCACAGAATCAAATGTCTGCCCTTTGGAGGAGAAAGGACTTTCTCACAATAATATAGCTATACAAAAGAGATTGTACTATCTCTAGAAGAGAGTTTGCCGACAGTAGTTATATGCACCATAACCATTCACCTGAAACTAATTCAACTAATAGTCAACAATAGAGTTAGGATTACTCTATTAATACTCTATGATAAACTCATTGAAGGAAATAACAAGCAGCTAATACAGACTATATTTACATAGACTGTACAAATATGAAAAATTGATTACACATGGGTTAGTATCATATGCAATACATAGTATTACATATCGTGAAAAAATGACAGGAAACACCAGAtgttattcattcaacaactactGAGCACCTATATGTATCAGGccatgtgttaaaaaaaaaaaaaaaagaaaaaaagaaaaaccaaagaaacaCAGTGGTAACTTGTTCTATGTGATGTCAGACTAAAACTTACTTAGTGTCTGAGAACATTAGTATTTTGTGACCCCACGTTTCTtatgtcaaaaatatatattccagCAGCGCAAACCTGACTCATTGAAAACGCCAggcaccggccgggcgcggtggctcacacctgttatcccagcactttgcgagaccgaggcgggaggatcacgaggtcaggagatggagaccatcctggctaacatggtgaaacctcgtctctactaaaaatacaaaaaattagccgggcgtgttggcgggctccagtagtcccagctactggggaggctgaggcaggagaatggcgtgaacccggaaagcggagcttgcagtgggccgagatcgcgccactgcactccagcctgggcgacagagcaagactccgtctcaaaaaaaaaaaaaaagaaaagaaaaagaaaaaaaaaaagaaaacgccAGGCACCGAGCTAACTGTATCACACACCTTTTCTGATTAGAAAAGAACAATGAATACATACTCCTTTGCTTATTATAATAGTTGTGCGGCAAGATAGGACACTATCTCCgcctgctcaaaaaaaaaaatgcaaaaaccacaGAATTTTTAACCTATGGAGTCAATGCGTTAACAAGAACATAGAATTAAGGAAGAATTTCCCTTAGATAAGTACATTAAAATCTCCAAAGTGCTCAAGGGACTGAAACTGCCCTTGTGGAGAAAATGCTGCGCATCAAGCCCCGCcagttaaaacaaacaagcaaaaacaaaaaaacacacctcATCCCCGTTCACCTTTAGCCTCATCGGGTGGTTCTTGGAGCCAATAAGCGCCGGATGCCCCCAGAGCCCCGCCCTCCTCCTGGCCAAAGCAGCGAGAGGGTCTAAAATAGCCCTTTCTGCTACAGGTGACGGAGCCACGCCCCCTTCCTCCCCGCGCACCAATAGGAACCAGACCTGAAGAGGACGAACCAAGAACGAAAAGCCCCACCCACTCGGGAGCCGCAACCTAGAAGCCAGGGTTGTGTATCAAATCCAACTAGGAGAAAATCCCACCTCCAGTCTCCTTAATCCTTCCAATGGAGTGGAAGTTTCTCTCACAGCGAAACTAGTTAGGGGATCCAATGGGAAAAGAACGTTCACACGGGCTAGAAGACGAAGCCAATGGAATGGAAAATTGTCCTCGCGTTGGTAGAAGCAGCCAATGAGATGAAAAGAGCCCGCCTCCAAAGTGGCTGCAGAGCCAATGGGGCTAATCGTGCCCAGGGGCGCGCTCCAATGGGGTAGCAGGGCTCGCCCGGCCGTCGCTACCCCGCTTCCCCGCTCCCGGACTCCCCACCCCCGGCCGGCCGCGGAGCCGAGTGCTGACCCGGGGGAGAGGTTCCCGCGGCTCCGGGAAGATGGCGGCAGTCGTGGTGCTGGCCGCCGGGTTGCGCGCGGCGCGCAGAGCCGTGGCGGCCACGGGGGCGCGCGGGGGGCAGGTGAGAAGTGGCGCGGGAGCGAGTAGGGGGTCCTGCGGGCCCCGAAGCCATCCGGGGCCAGGGCCACCGAAGGCGCGCAGAGCCGCGCAGAGGTCCTGTCTGTGGCCTCTGCCCCTCCGAGGCACAAGCTTCGGGGCTGTGCCGTGAGGTCGGACTGGTAGCTGCAGAGAACGAGCTAGTGATGATCCCCGCCCTGCGCAGGCCCGGTCGCCGAGGTCGGGACAGGGTCACTACAGCTGCTGCCGCCTCTTTCCACTGCCTGCGGCCCGGCTGGCCCGGTGCCCCCTGCAGGAAATGAGCCTTCTCTTCTTGGAGCCAGTGCTCTGCCCTCGTCAGGCCTCAGGCCTCCTAATGAGCACTAGTTTTAACCTCTCTTCTGCACTTGCCAGAAGCGGCTTGGAGGTCAGAGAATTCATTCCGTCCCATTCTCCCCCAGCGTGATGCACTGACGTCAGCCTTCTCTGAATCCCCTGGAAACTGGGACTGCCTTACCCGCAGTCCCCTGGGGCTAGGGAAGCAGAGGTCACTTAGCTGAACTCTTACCTCCACTCATTCAAGGGACAAGAGTTAAAATGCAGAGTCACATGTGACACCCAGATGAGGGGTCAACTAGTGTCAAACAGGGTGATTGTATTAAAACCTAAATAAAACAGGCGACAAGGCttaaagatcagaaaagaagtaaCGGAAATAAGTGGAAATGTACTAACAAGGTGAGAGTGGAGATTCAAGCCATCGTAAGAGATTATGGAAACCACCCTTTATTTTAGAAGCTGAGAGAAGGAATTTATCTGAGGTAATTCAGTGGTGTGGTAAGATAGGAACTGAGACCAAAATCCCCAGTATCTCATTCTAGATCCTTTCCCTAAACAGTGCTATATTTCATAGACATGTGAGCAGGAATCAACTGCACTGCTGAATCCTGGATAATAATACTGCCTGTTATCTAACCAGGTCCAGCACCATCTGGCCCTACCCTTTGCTGCTGGTGCTCTGAAATTCAGGGATTTTCCTCCTGGGTGGGAACCACGAATAGGTTTTTAGAAGGACGAAGTTAACAACTACCAGAGCACAGCTTCTGCCAGCTCCCTCCATTGAATATGGTCGATCCACCTTCAGGTCCGAGGAGCTGCAGGTGTGACTGATGGGAATGAAGTGGCCAAGGCCCAACAGGCAACTCCTGGGGGAGCAGCCCCAACCATCTTCTCCCGTATCCTGGACAGGAGCCTCCCAGCTGACATTCTTTATGAGGACCAGCAGGTGGGGTGCCCTTAGGACCCATCCCCTTAGGAATGTTGTAGATACCATCCACCCTGTTGAAGTAATGTGGCCTCTGGCCTATCACTGCCCCCAGTGTCTTGTGTTCCGTGATGTGGCCCCTCAGGCTCCTGTGCACTTCCTGGTCATTCCTAAGAAGCCCATTCCTCGGATTAGCCAGGCTGAAGAAGAAGACCAGCAGGTGGGAAGAACAGGGCCAGGGTTTGGCTGGGAAGAGCCCTGGACCCAGCTAGAGGTCTTGCTCCCTGTAAATGAAACCACCTATGTCCCTCTGCTCTCCCTATAGCTTCTAGGACACCTACTCCTTGTGGCCAAGAAGATAGCAAAGGCCGAGGGCCTGGGAGATGGATACCGACTTGGTGAGTGACTTTTGGCCCTCACCTATGAATTCTCATTCCTACTTCTCAATATGATCTTCATTCTTTGACCTCTGCCATGATCCTGACTCCCTAACCCCAAGCTCAATTTCAGTGATCAACGATGGGAAGCTGGGTGCACAATCTGTGTATCATCTGCACATTCATGTACTTGGGGGCCGGCAGCTCCAGTGGCCTCCAGGTTGAACCTGCCAACTGACCAAAGGACACCAGACTCTGGATGCTTGGATGGAAAGGGAAAAATTGACCCTGTGATGCTAATAAAACTGTTATCCCTTAATTATGCTCTCCTgtctttaatataaaattttataccacaaaggggaaagaaaactgATTCAGGGCTATGATGCCCCTTGACTGGTCTGAGTGAAAGACACTGAGGAGGGTCCAACCTGTGGTTAAAGGTTGCCTGCAGATATGTAAGTCTTCTTGACAAGTGGTCCACCCTAGGTCAAGCTTCTAGAAAAGTTAACAGTAGGAATGAGCCTAAATGAGTAGGAAGAAACTGAAAgccagaaaaactgaaagcccaTCCTGGCCCTTCGTCAGAGGTCAAACCAGGTTCTAAGGGGCTTAGGAGGAGGGTTGTCAATATGAGGATCTTTTATTAGAGGAGGAGTAATCACCCAAACAAAAGCGGCTGCCTTTTCACTATTCCATGTCTCACCATTTTGCTCAAGctagtttgtttattttcaacCTTAACATTTGTTAAAGACCCTACTCACTTTTGAGAATGAACTAAGCAAACTAAAGGGAAGCTACTGTTGCCTCTCTGCAAACACCAAGTAGGCTGTTACCTAATGCCACAGGCCTGTGCCTGTTTACAACATATCCCCATAAAGCATCACCTTAGAAAACCGCAAAGACTGTTCGGGCGTGGAGGgcgaggtctttttttttttttttttttgaggcggagtctcgctctgtcgcccggactggagtgcagtggccagatctcagctcactgcaagctccgcctcccgggttcacgccattctcctgcctcagcctcccgagtagctgggactacaggcgcccgccaccgagGGCGAGGTCTTAAGCCAGCGGAACCCTAAAACCCAGTCTGAGGCGGATTGCCGCCGGGACCGGAAAGCGGTCCTCCCTGACAGCACTAGGCTAAAGACTTCCGCCCCGCAGAGGACTTGCCTCCACCCCCACCTGCAAGTCCGCCTAGCTCTACTTCTGCGCAGGCTCCAGGAGTTGTTTGCTGTCTCTATGGCAACCCGGTAGCGCGAGTCTGAAGATGGAGACCAACGAGTCTACGGAGGGATCGCGGTCGCGGTGAGAGCCGCAGCTCTGGCTGCAGGCAGAAGGGGATGAGGAAGGTCAGCGGACTTCCTCTGCTGCGCTTTTGACAGCCTTGTGTTTGCTTTCTTTCAGATCTTTAGACATACAGCCCAGCTCCGAAGGACTGGAGCCCACTTCGGAACCGTTTCCTTCTTCAGATGACGGTCCTAGGTCGGCCCTGGCAGCTGCAACCGCAGCAGCTGCAGCGGCTGCATCAGCTGCTGCAGCTACTGCAGCCTTCACCACCACCAAAGCAGCTGCATTATCTACAAAGACTCCAGCTCCCTGCTCTGAGTTCATGGAGCCATCCTCTGACCCCAGCCTTCTTGGGGAGCCCTGTGCGGGACCCAGCTTTACCCACAATAGAGCCCATGGGAGTCTTGGCTTTGAGCCCGTCTATGTTTCCTGTATTGCTCAGGACCCTTGCAGTACAACCGACCATAGTTCTAACTCTGGCGTTGTTCCAGGCTCTAGCTCTGGGCCTGTTCTTGGCTCCAGCTCAGGTGCTGGCCatggctctggctctggctctggtCCTGGTCATGGCTCTGTCCCTGGCTCTGGCTCTGGTCCGGGCTGTGGCTCTGTCCCTGTCTCTGGCTCTGGTCCTGGTCCTGGCTCTGGTCCTGGTCATGGCTCTGGCTCTCATCCTGGTCCTGCCTCTGGGCCTGGTCCAGGCACTGGCCCTGACTCTGAGCTTAGCCCCTATATTCCTCCAGGGTTCAGAAACCTGGGGGCAGATCGGGTCCCTAACTATACCTCCTGGAGTCAGCACTGCCCGTGGGAGCCCCAGAAACAACCACCTTGGGAATTTTTGCAAGTCTTAGAACCGGGTGCTCGAGGACTATGGAAACCCCCAGACATTAAAGGGAAGCCTACAATTCACTATGAAACATTGCCACGGGGCCAGTGCCTCCTCTACAACTGGGAGGAAGAGGTATTAAAGTTTTGGCCTGCTCCCTTTTCTTGAAGGCTGCCCTCAGTTTCTTAGGGGAGGCAGTAGTTTATGTAAGGGTGGGTACCAGAAGGGATATTATAGTCATTCAACTTGGGATCCACAGAGAGCCACCAACCACCTGGATCAAGTCCCAAGCGTGCAGGATGGCTCTGAGAGTTTTTTCTTCCGACACGGACACCGGGGACTGCTGACTATGCAACTAAAGTCACCCATGCCCCGCAGCACCACCCAGAAAGACTCCTACCAGCCACCAGGAAATGTCTATTGGCCACTTCGAGGTGTGAAATGTGAGAAAGTATAGGCCAGAACGAGTCCAATAGTcagagggaaaaagaggaaggaattgCTGGTGGGGCTGTGGATTGTCCAATGGATATAAGGGCAGAACCCCAaggtctttcttccttttctcaagtTAGTTTCTTCTGGGCCTCCTTCTTAACCAGGCCCACCCTGCCCACCCTCCGCCCTCTCACAGGGAAGCGTGAAGCCATGCTGGAGATGCTTCTGCAGCATCAGATCTGGTAAGGGATTGGGtaaaagggaagagggagggggaggagaaaaaCTGGGTGAGAATGACCTTGACACCTCTTGGGCTACATAGTAAAGAGGTACAGGCAGAACAGGAACCCACAAGGAAGCTCTTTGAGGTCGAGTCTGTGACACACCATGACTACCGAATGGAGCTGGTGCAATCAGGGACTCCTGCCCCAACAAAGGTGAGAACCcattccccaccccctgccacttGCACAGCTGGGCTCTGACCGGCTGTGGTCAAGTACCTGGCCCAGAGGTTGAGAGAGAGGGCTGAAGGCCAGGAGTTACTCAGTACCCTCCCTCACAGCCTCACGACTACCGCCAGGAGCAGCCTGAGACCTTCTGGATACAGAGGGCACCACAGCTACCGGTGTGTGAGGGTGACTAGGTGTTGGGGGCAGAGTGGGGCAGGAAAGGTAGGGCAGAGTTGTTTTGTTCTGGCTTGGGGAAAGCGAGATCCATCCTCATCCTGGCACTCCTCCAGGGTGTCAGTAACATCAGGACATTGGATACACCTTTCCGGAAGAACTGCAGCTTCTCAACACCAGTACCCCTGTCTCTGGGGCAACTTTTGCCCTATGAACCTGAGAATTACCCCCACCAATTGGGAGAAATCTCTTCCCTTTCCTGTCAGGGAGGAAGGCTGGGTGGTGGAGGGGGTGAATGACTCCTGTCAGGGGTGAGGAGGGAAGTGGGATATGGAATATGGAATCTATTTCTGTCTGCACTAGAGAGGTCAGGAGAAAGTTAATTCTTGCTGTACTTGAAGAGGCTTTACATAAAGGGTTCTCTCTCATCCCGAGACTGTTAATTTAGTGATTCTGTGAGTCACTGCGTGCATACCCCACAACCTTTCCTTGGGATTGCCCCATCCCACACTGTGACATCagaactttttttattattgttttatatttgacCAAAATATTCTGGTTTAGatacagatatttacagaaagtAGGGAGGAAGGGGACCAAGCCAGAGTGGGACAGGTATATGTACAGGGTTGAGCTGCAGAGGGCTACAACTTCCATATAAGGTAGGTTTTTTGTGGCTGTTTTCCATTACATATGAGAATGTCCATTTCTGGTGTGTGCAGACATGGTGGCCACTGCCCACCCAGGTACCAGCAGCAGGAGACTGTCTGACTTGGGAAGAATGGGGGTTTACAGGAGTCCAGGAGGTCCTTTCCGCTCTCCTAAGAGCCAGTATGTTCGCATCTTTCCTTTTCCCTGGAAGTGGGAGAGTGGACATGATTCAGATGCTTCAGCGTTAGTCCCTttgtctccctctctttcccatgATTCCCATAATCACTTTCACCCCCCTTTCCCATGCCTCCCTCCCCATGGCCTGCCATCACCTTCATTTCCACATCTCCCCGTAGCTCTAGCTGGAAGCATCCTAGCTCATCTAGGGCATCCTTGGTGGTAGAGGAGACATGGATCTTCAGCGCTGGGGTGGGTGGGATAGGGAGGATGGTggaaagaggaataaaagaaaaggcaaagaatcGGTGATACTGTATAGCACCGTGCCCGACCAACCATTCCAGGGAAGCTCCCAGACCTCCCAATGCATATCTATTAGAACCAAAATATGCCCAAGGATGCAACACTAAGGAACTATGGTCTCTCAGATTAAGAGATTGGTGGAactatgaaaagaagaaaatggcaaGATAAATTGAGGCCAACAGTGGGGTTGAGGGCTAGTGTCTTACCTTGACCGTTAGACTCCATTCGAGAAGCAGTGTTCACTGTGTCTCCAAAAAGACAATAACGGGGCATCTTCAGGCCAACAACCCCAGCACAGACTGGCCCTATGAGAAGAAACAGGTTGGGAGAGTCTGGGAAAGGTGGAGACTAGGGCTGAAGTGAGAGTCAGCCTTACCAGTATGGACCCCTATGCGTAGCCTCAGCTGGTCATGGGGTCGGTGGCGGATGCgaaaggaagaaactgcatctaGTAATGCTAGGGCCATACGAGCAATTTCTGGTGCATGCCGTTGACCATTTCGGCCTGGGAGGCCAGATACCACCATGTAAGCATCCCCAATCGTCTCCACCTGATTGAGAGGGGGATTAAAAGGTCACCTCTATTTGTATCCATGGGAATGGGAAAGAGTAGAGGGAGACAAGCTGGACACCATGATTAATCATCCTGACATCCTGGAGGCCAGAATATTGACTAGAAAATAAGTGCCGTGGTCCTAAGAGTCTAGGGGAGACGAGATGTCAAGGGAATCTTTAAGTCCTCTTTCTCCACCCAGCACCTGGTGaatactcagtaaacatttgctgaatgaatgaacacccTGTCTGCAGCAGGACATGGACAAATAGGCTCTGCCATCAGGAAATGGGAAGCAAGAAAACAGGCTAAACTCAAGAGGACAGAGGCTGGCGAGGAGGTAAAGCAGGCCCAATGAAATGACCAGACAGCCCAAACTGTCAGAGAGGAGGAAAGCAGGCATTTGATGTTGGTAATTGTACCAAAGGTATATAAGAGAATGAATGTCATTGTTCTGCCACATGCCAAACAATGTTAGGCACTTTCCATACAACAAATCTATTattcccatcttacagata is a window encoding:
- the SPAG8 gene encoding sperm-associated antigen 8, with product METNESTEGSRSRSLDIQPSSEGLEPTSEPFPSSDDGPRSALAAATAAAAAAASAAAATAAFTTTKAAALSTKTPAPCSEFMEPSSDPSLLGEPCAGPSFTHNRAHGSLGFEPVYVSCIAQDPCSTTDHSSNSGVVPGSSSGPVLGSSSGAGHGSGSGSGPGHGSVPGSGSGPGCGSVPVSGSGPGPGSGPGHGSGSHPGPASGPGPGTGPDSELSPYIPPGFRNLGADRVPNYTSWSQHCPWEPQKQPPWEFLQVLEPGARGLWKPPDIKGKPTIHYETLPRGQCLLYNWEEERATNHLDQVPSVQDGSESFFFRHGHRGLLTMQLKSPMPRSTTQKDSYQPPGNVYWPLRGKREAMLEMLLQHQICKEVQAEQEPTRKLFEVESVTHHDYRMELVQSGTPAPTKPHDYRQEQPETFWIQRAPQLPGVSNIRTLDTPFRKNCSFSTPVPLSLGQLLPYEPENYPHQLGEISSLSCQGGRLGGGGGE
- the HINT2 gene encoding histidine triad nucleotide-binding protein 2, mitochondrial; protein product: MAAVVVLAAGLRAARRAVAATGARGGQVRGAAGVTDGNEVAKAQQATPGGAAPTIFSRILDRSLPADILYEDQQCLVFRDVAPQAPVHFLVIPKKPIPRISQAEEEDQQLLGHLLLVAKKIAKAEGLGDGYRLVINDGKLGAQSVYHLHIHVLGGRQLQWPPG